The following are encoded together in the Thalassomonas haliotis genome:
- a CDS encoding manganese-dependent inorganic pyrophosphatase produces the protein MPDYVVGHKIPDSDSICSAIALSYLQTTLGKDTVPARLGELSPETNFILDKFGFEAPMLKTSYAGESLYIVDHSDRVQGPDDIDDATILGIIDHHKLGDITTSTPLECWIRPVGCTNTIIKMMYDFHGVEIPKNIAGAMMCAILSDTVIFKSPTCTTADIKCVEALAEIAGIEDYKALGMEMFKVKSAVDGTPVRDLVLRDFKDFNMNGNLVGIGQLEVIDLSVFDEMKAELEADIAALKAEGERHSVILLLTDIMKEGSELLVVSDDDSLTERAYGKATVDGKVWIDGFLSRKKQVVPPLQESFA, from the coding sequence ATGCCAGATTATGTAGTGGGACATAAGATCCCTGATTCTGATTCAATTTGTTCTGCGATAGCTTTATCGTACCTGCAAACCACCTTAGGTAAAGATACCGTGCCGGCACGTTTGGGCGAGCTGTCACCGGAAACCAACTTTATCCTGGATAAATTCGGTTTTGAAGCACCTATGCTGAAAACCAGCTATGCCGGAGAAAGCCTGTATATCGTCGATCACTCAGATCGCGTTCAGGGCCCGGACGATATCGATGACGCCACGATTTTAGGCATTATCGACCACCATAAACTTGGCGATATCACCACATCTACCCCGTTAGAGTGCTGGATCCGCCCGGTAGGCTGTACCAATACCATCATCAAGATGATGTATGACTTCCACGGCGTAGAGATCCCGAAAAACATCGCCGGCGCCATGATGTGCGCCATTTTAAGCGATACCGTGATTTTCAAATCACCAACCTGTACCACGGCCGACATCAAATGTGTTGAAGCCCTGGCTGAGATCGCCGGCATCGAAGACTACAAAGCACTTGGCATGGAAATGTTTAAAGTGAAATCCGCCGTTGACGGTACCCCGGTACGCGACCTGGTCTTACGCGACTTTAAAGATTTCAATATGAACGGCAACCTGGTAGGCATAGGCCAGCTGGAAGTTATCGACCTGAGTGTTTTTGACGAAATGAAAGCCGAACTTGAAGCGGATATCGCGGCATTAAAAGCCGAAGGCGAGCGCCACAGCGTGATTTTACTGCTGACCGACATCATGAAAGAAGGCTCAGAGTTGCTGGTGGTCAGCGATGATGACAGCTTAACCGAGCGTGCTTACGGTAAAGCCACGGTGGACGGTAAAGTCTGGATTGACGGTTTCTTAAGCCGTAAAAAACAGGTCGTGCCGCCGCTGCAGGAGTCTTTTGCTTAA
- a CDS encoding PLP-dependent aminotransferase family protein — MRLLNRSSSDFLYQQVIDFIEKQQESGVLRPGDKLPSLRKLSSQLEISVPTVKQAYVELERQGSICARPQSGYYLQAQQARKLMPMRAKWACCDPVEIECRSLIEQVHEAIHLPDTVALGISNPVNSHPPDKALARLMRAVISKVAEKAVSYGPINGDPKLRMQLGFRYQELGVDVNHEDIVITNGAQEALAIALQCVAEKGDVIAIESPCFFGMIELIESLGMKALEVYTCTEQGICPDELARVIKQYPVKACLFSTAINNPLGSLMPDDRRQTIVNLLEQQDIPLIEDDVYSELYFGEQRPKPAQLYSEKGLVITCSSFSKTAAPGYRIGWLVPGKFAEQAKRIKRAQSCSTPMLQQWTLNEYLMSGEYDRHLTVLRKKLSYNCERMRAFIAEHFPDDICISKPRGGSVLWVRCRSYVNSGDFFRQAIARGVSFAPGSIFSPSGKYHNYMRISYGVQWCERIEEAIVVLGDLVHGSARPSSVK; from the coding sequence ATGCGTTTACTGAACAGATCTTCATCGGACTTTTTATACCAGCAAGTGATCGACTTCATCGAAAAGCAGCAGGAATCCGGGGTCTTACGCCCGGGAGATAAGCTGCCGAGCCTGCGCAAACTCAGTAGTCAGCTGGAAATCAGTGTGCCGACGGTCAAACAGGCTTATGTTGAGCTTGAGCGCCAGGGCAGCATATGTGCCAGGCCCCAGTCCGGTTATTACCTGCAGGCGCAACAGGCGCGTAAACTGATGCCAATGCGGGCAAAATGGGCTTGCTGCGATCCGGTGGAAATAGAATGCCGCAGCCTGATTGAGCAGGTGCATGAAGCCATTCATTTACCCGATACCGTGGCGCTGGGGATTTCCAACCCGGTGAACAGCCACCCGCCTGACAAGGCGCTGGCAAGGTTAATGCGCGCGGTGATCAGTAAAGTGGCGGAAAAAGCTGTCAGTTACGGTCCCATCAACGGCGATCCCAAGTTGCGTATGCAGCTGGGGTTTCGCTATCAGGAGCTCGGGGTAGATGTTAATCATGAAGATATAGTCATCACCAACGGCGCCCAGGAAGCCCTGGCCATTGCCTTGCAATGTGTTGCCGAAAAAGGTGATGTTATTGCGATAGAATCCCCGTGCTTTTTTGGCATGATCGAGCTGATCGAAAGTTTAGGCATGAAGGCACTGGAGGTATACACCTGCACCGAGCAGGGAATTTGTCCCGATGAACTGGCCAGGGTGATCAAACAGTACCCGGTGAAGGCCTGTCTGTTTTCTACCGCCATCAATAATCCCCTGGGATCTCTTATGCCGGATGATAGACGCCAAACCATAGTTAATTTGCTGGAGCAGCAGGATATTCCCCTGATCGAAGATGATGTTTACAGCGAACTCTATTTTGGCGAACAAAGACCTAAACCCGCGCAGCTGTATTCGGAAAAAGGCCTGGTGATCACTTGTTCTTCTTTTTCGAAAACTGCCGCCCCGGGTTATCGTATCGGCTGGCTGGTGCCGGGTAAGTTTGCCGAGCAGGCAAAAAGGATCAAACGGGCACAATCCTGCTCGACCCCTATGTTGCAGCAATGGACTTTAAACGAATACCTGATGAGCGGCGAATATGACCGCCATTTAACCGTGCTCAGGAAAAAACTCAGTTATAACTGTGAGCGCATGCGGGCATTTATTGCCGAGCATTTCCCCGATGATATCTGCATTTCCAAGCCCCGGGGGGGCAGTGTACTCTGGGTCCGCTGCCGCTCCTATGTCAATAGCGGAGACTTTTTCCGCCAGGCCATTGCCCGGGGCGTGAGCTTTGCCCCCGGCAGCATCTTCTCTCCTTCTGGCAAATATCATAATTACATGCGCATCAGTTACGGGGTGCAGTGGTGCGAGCGTATCGAAGAGGCGATAGTCGTATTAGGAGACTTGGTACACGGCTCGGCTCGGCCCAGCTCGGTTAAGTAA
- a CDS encoding class 1 fructose-bisphosphatase, with product MQRLAPALRQDNVPLDLISLIKTVLAATKEISFRVSQAHLGGLMGSTLDENIQGEVQKQLDVVANQLIKDVLLESGFVKAISSEEEDTSVPGDENGHFIVSFDPLDGSSNIDINSLIGTIFSIHEAPKDMAADDPDMFKQAGNKQVCAGYVLYGPSTMLVMTTGSGTHFYVLDRTHGGYLLVERNVQIPQETQEFAINMSNQRFWQAPMQDYIADLLKGDQGPRGKNFNMRWIAAMVGDVHRVLTRGGIFTYPADNRNAEKPYKLRLMYEANPMSFLIEQAGGLSMTSEGRIMDIEPSSIHQRVEVILGSKKEVEACLGYYK from the coding sequence ATGCAACGACTAGCGCCCGCTTTACGTCAAGATAATGTTCCGTTAGATCTTATTTCCCTGATCAAAACCGTACTCGCCGCCACCAAAGAAATTTCATTTCGGGTGAGCCAGGCCCACTTGGGTGGCCTGATGGGATCAACTTTGGATGAAAACATCCAGGGTGAGGTACAAAAACAGCTGGACGTAGTCGCCAACCAGCTGATCAAGGATGTCCTGCTCGAATCAGGTTTTGTTAAAGCCATTTCGTCGGAGGAAGAAGATACCTCGGTACCCGGCGATGAAAACGGTCACTTTATTGTCTCTTTCGACCCCCTCGACGGCAGCTCGAATATCGATATCAACTCATTGATCGGCACGATTTTCTCCATCCATGAAGCGCCGAAAGATATGGCTGCCGATGATCCGGATATGTTCAAACAAGCCGGCAACAAGCAGGTTTGTGCCGGTTATGTGCTGTACGGCCCGTCAACCATGCTGGTGATGACCACAGGCAGCGGTACCCACTTTTATGTACTGGACCGCACCCACGGCGGTTATTTGCTGGTTGAGCGCAATGTGCAAATCCCGCAGGAAACCCAGGAATTTGCCATCAACATGTCGAACCAGAGATTCTGGCAGGCGCCGATGCAGGATTATATTGCCGACCTGCTCAAGGGCGATCAGGGGCCAAGGGGGAAAAACTTTAATATGCGCTGGATTGCCGCTATGGTCGGCGATGTCCACCGGGTATTAACCCGCGGCGGTATCTTTACCTATCCTGCCGATAACCGCAACGCCGAAAAACCTTATAAATTACGCCTGATGTACGAAGCCAACCCGATGAGCTTTTTAATCGAACAGGCCGGCGGTTTAAGCATGACCAGCGAAGGCCGTATCATGGATATTGAGCCCAGCAGCATACACCAGCGGGTAGAAGTGATTTTAGGTTCGAAAAAAGAAGTGGAAGCCTGCCTGGGCTACTACAAATAA
- the fadA gene encoding acetyl-CoA C-acyltransferase FadA, which produces MKEVVIVDCIRTPMGRSKAGVFRNMRAEALSAHLMEQILKRNPALDPADIEDVIWGCVKQTKEQGFNIARNASLLAGLPKSIGGVTVNRLCGSSMQALHDASTSIMSGQGDVFLIGGVEHMGHVPMMYDVDFDPALSKHISRASGNMGLTAELLGRQHGISREMQDAFGARSHQRAHEATLAGRWDNEIVPTLGHDETGALTLVEHDEVIRPETTVDTLSGLRPVFDPVNGTVTAGTSSALSDGASAMLVMSADKAKELGLTARVKIRGMGVAGCDPSTMGYGPVPATKKALKRAGLTIDDIELAEFNEAFAAQALSCVRALDLESKMDDMINLNGGAIALGHPLGCSGSRISGTLINLMEGQDVNIGLATMCIGLGQGIATVFERV; this is translated from the coding sequence ATGAAAGAAGTCGTAATTGTCGATTGCATACGGACTCCTATGGGACGTTCCAAGGCCGGTGTATTTCGTAATATGCGTGCAGAAGCTTTATCTGCACATCTGATGGAGCAAATTCTAAAACGCAACCCGGCACTGGATCCCGCCGATATTGAAGACGTGATCTGGGGCTGTGTTAAGCAAACCAAAGAGCAGGGCTTTAATATTGCCCGTAATGCCTCTTTACTTGCTGGTCTGCCAAAAAGCATCGGCGGCGTTACCGTGAACCGTTTATGCGGTTCATCGATGCAGGCGCTGCACGATGCCAGCACCAGTATTATGTCCGGCCAGGGAGATGTCTTCCTGATCGGTGGTGTCGAGCATATGGGCCATGTGCCTATGATGTATGACGTCGATTTTGACCCGGCATTAAGCAAGCACATTTCCCGCGCTTCCGGCAATATGGGCCTAACCGCCGAATTGCTTGGCCGCCAGCACGGCATCAGCCGTGAAATGCAGGATGCCTTCGGTGCCCGCTCTCACCAGCGCGCCCATGAAGCCACCTTGGCCGGTCGTTGGGACAATGAAATCGTGCCGACTTTAGGTCATGACGAAACCGGCGCTTTAACCCTGGTTGAACATGATGAAGTGATCCGTCCGGAAACCACGGTAGATACCTTATCCGGTCTGCGTCCGGTTTTTGATCCGGTAAACGGTACCGTAACTGCCGGTACGTCATCTGCCTTATCAGACGGTGCTTCTGCCATGCTGGTTATGTCGGCGGATAAGGCAAAAGAGCTAGGTTTAACTGCGCGCGTTAAAATCCGCGGCATGGGCGTAGCAGGTTGCGATCCGTCTACTATGGGTTACGGCCCGGTGCCGGCGACGAAAAAAGCCTTAAAACGTGCCGGTTTAACTATCGATGATATCGAATTGGCCGAGTTTAACGAAGCTTTCGCCGCCCAGGCGTTATCTTGTGTCAGGGCGCTGGATCTGGAAAGCAAGATGGATGATATGATCAACTTAAACGGCGGCGCCATTGCTTTAGGTCACCCGCTAGGCTGTTCAGGCTCTCGTATCTCGGGCACCCTGATAAACCTGATGGAAGGCCAGGATGTCAATATCGGCTTAGCCACTATGTGTATCGGTTTAGGTCAGGGTATTGCTACGGTATTTGAACGGGTTTAA
- a CDS encoding PEP-CTERM sorting domain-containing protein (PEP-CTERM proteins occur, often in large numbers, in the proteomes of bacteria that also encode an exosortase, a predicted intramembrane cysteine proteinase. The presence of a PEP-CTERM domain at a protein's C-terminus predicts cleavage within the sorting domain, followed by covalent anchoring to some some component of the (usually Gram-negative) cell surface. Many PEP-CTERM proteins exhibit an unusual sequence composition that includes large numbers of potential glycosylation sites. Expression of one such protein has been shown restore the ability of a bacterium to form floc, a type of biofilm.), which translates to MRLFKSIAVVATLALTSLTAHAGIITADWKTAGDNKVSIDTTTGLEWLKITETRSYTFNSIQGELAQGGAFEGWRLPTEQEITSLWRSFFPDAPATYYHYTDMDTIAGVGSAAALAWTDALGYGYWGTTGFRYSYGLFLDDNNQSKAYGFIINNNAYGHMTPGLAQGSHNYNGLFLVAGDSQPSSVPVPGSAILMVLGLSGLAFARKRKAK; encoded by the coding sequence ATGCGTTTATTTAAAAGCATTGCCGTGGTAGCCACATTAGCATTGACCTCTTTAACAGCCCATGCCGGTATTATCACCGCAGACTGGAAAACAGCAGGGGATAACAAAGTTTCTATTGATACGACCACAGGGCTGGAATGGTTAAAAATCACCGAAACCCGAAGTTATACTTTTAACTCAATACAAGGAGAGTTGGCACAAGGCGGGGCTTTCGAAGGATGGCGCTTACCAACGGAGCAGGAAATAACCAGCCTGTGGAGAAGCTTTTTTCCTGATGCTCCTGCCACCTATTACCATTATACCGATATGGATACCATAGCCGGAGTTGGTTCGGCTGCCGCACTGGCCTGGACCGATGCCCTGGGATATGGCTATTGGGGGACAACCGGGTTCCGCTATTCCTACGGATTATTTTTAGATGATAACAACCAATCTAAAGCATACGGTTTTATCATCAATAACAATGCCTATGGCCATATGACACCAGGCCTGGCACAAGGCAGCCATAACTACAACGGACTCTTTTTAGTCGCCGGAGACAGCCAGCCAAGTTCGGTGCCTGTGCCCGGCAGCGCCATATTAATGGTACTGGGTTTATCCGGACTGGCTTTCGCCCGCAAACGTAAGGCTAAGTAA
- a CDS encoding zinc-dependent metalloprotease — translation MNFFRPVMLLFLCSIHAVYAGTSFSDFIKDKSYHPGFYSFYHDESQGKVYLEIKNFNQEFLFQSSLPHGIGSNDIGLDRGQLGDTRLVRFERSGNKVFLRQLNTYYRADSDNALERQAVDEAFATSILWGFELVKLDDQKQQNSVFIDYTPFLLSDIHNLAISLDKRKQGSFKIDASRSGLYPKRSKAFPENTEFEAIVTFKGSKAGDYLRSVTPDANIVSVHMHHSLIQLPDTDYQTREFHPYSGFWSIEYADYASAIDEPLLKRVIPRHRLEKKNPNARVSEAVEPIVYYLDPGVPEPVRSALIDGALWWDQAFSALGYKNAFQVKILPEDADPMDVRYNVIQWVHRATRGWSYGSSVIDPRSGEILKGHVTLGSLRVRQDYLIATGLTSPYKSRNADTRKMKAMALARIRQLSAHEVGHTLGIAHNFAASTNNRASVMDYPHPDIKLKQGKIDLSQAYATDIGEWDKYVIAYGYGDENKKQRTELIRQVQDRGLKYSSDPDARPVSGGQLAGHLWDNGKDAVSGFEQVVKVRKKALADFGINSLAYDRPLSELEQVLVPVYNYHRYQLEAVVKFIAGVDYFYETRDDDTIKGVTNISGEQQQAALTALLSTLSSDFLTMPENILALIPPKAYGYQRNRESFSAHTGLTFDAVSAAEASAKHSIGLLLNAERLARLQQQAALDSNIPGVSAVVKQLLAGTLGAQVKPGLASLVQQRVNQQVVDQLLQLWLKKELVPEVRSDIYAALLKLQGWLSAKVKGAMDKPLSGHYQLLAQQIDFGLTKGKQVVMPSEIKMAPGSPIGN, via the coding sequence ATGAATTTTTTCCGACCTGTAATGCTGCTGTTTTTGTGCAGTATCCATGCTGTCTATGCCGGGACCAGCTTTAGCGACTTTATCAAGGATAAAAGCTATCACCCGGGTTTTTACTCGTTTTACCATGATGAAAGCCAGGGCAAGGTTTACCTGGAAATAAAGAATTTCAATCAGGAGTTCTTATTTCAAAGCAGCTTGCCCCACGGCATAGGCTCAAACGATATCGGCCTGGACCGCGGCCAACTTGGGGATACCCGGTTGGTGCGCTTTGAGCGTTCCGGCAATAAGGTGTTCTTGCGCCAGCTAAATACCTACTACCGCGCCGACTCCGACAATGCCCTGGAAAGGCAGGCGGTGGATGAAGCTTTTGCCACCTCGATTCTTTGGGGGTTTGAACTGGTGAAGCTTGACGATCAAAAACAGCAAAACAGCGTGTTTATTGATTACACCCCGTTTTTATTATCGGATATTCACAATCTGGCGATCAGTCTGGATAAACGCAAGCAGGGCAGCTTTAAAATCGATGCCAGCCGCAGCGGCTTATATCCAAAGCGCAGCAAGGCTTTTCCTGAAAATACCGAGTTTGAAGCCATAGTTACCTTTAAAGGCAGTAAAGCCGGTGACTACCTGCGCTCGGTGACCCCGGATGCCAATATCGTCAGCGTGCATATGCACCACTCCCTGATCCAACTGCCCGATACTGATTACCAGACCCGGGAATTTCATCCCTATAGCGGTTTCTGGTCCATCGAATATGCCGATTATGCCAGTGCCATAGACGAACCTTTGCTGAAAAGGGTTATCCCCCGCCACCGTTTGGAGAAGAAAAATCCCAATGCCAGAGTCAGTGAAGCGGTTGAGCCGATAGTTTATTACCTGGATCCCGGCGTACCCGAGCCGGTGCGCTCGGCGTTAATTGACGGCGCCTTATGGTGGGATCAGGCCTTTAGTGCCTTAGGCTATAAAAATGCTTTCCAGGTGAAAATTTTGCCGGAAGATGCCGATCCTATGGATGTGCGTTACAACGTGATCCAATGGGTGCACCGGGCGACCCGTGGCTGGTCTTACGGCTCAAGCGTTATCGACCCCCGCAGCGGTGAAATTCTCAAAGGGCATGTGACCCTGGGTTCACTGCGGGTCAGACAGGACTACCTGATCGCCACCGGACTAACTTCTCCCTATAAAAGCCGCAATGCCGATACCAGGAAAATGAAAGCAATGGCGCTGGCCCGTATCCGCCAGTTATCGGCCCATGAAGTCGGCCATACCTTAGGTATTGCCCATAACTTTGCCGCCAGTACCAATAACCGCGCTTCGGTAATGGATTACCCGCACCCGGATATCAAACTTAAGCAAGGCAAGATAGATTTAAGCCAGGCTTATGCCACAGATATCGGTGAATGGGATAAATATGTGATTGCCTATGGTTATGGCGATGAAAATAAAAAACAGCGCACAGAGCTTATCCGTCAGGTACAAGATCGCGGACTGAAATACAGCTCAGACCCCGATGCCCGCCCTGTATCCGGCGGCCAGCTTGCCGGTCACTTATGGGATAACGGTAAAGATGCCGTCAGCGGTTTTGAGCAGGTGGTTAAAGTCAGGAAAAAAGCCCTGGCAGATTTTGGTATTAACAGCCTGGCTTATGACCGCCCGTTATCCGAGTTGGAGCAGGTGTTAGTACCGGTTTATAACTATCACAGGTATCAGCTTGAAGCTGTGGTGAAATTTATCGCCGGTGTCGATTATTTCTATGAAACCCGGGATGATGACACCATCAAAGGGGTGACTAATATCAGCGGCGAACAGCAACAGGCGGCTTTAACGGCCCTGTTATCTACCCTTAGCAGCGACTTTTTAACTATGCCGGAAAATATTTTGGCGCTGATCCCACCCAAGGCCTACGGCTATCAAAGAAACCGGGAAAGCTTTAGCGCCCATACCGGATTAACTTTTGATGCGGTCAGCGCTGCCGAAGCCAGCGCCAAACACAGCATAGGTTTATTGTTAAATGCCGAACGCCTGGCCAGGCTGCAACAGCAAGCCGCACTGGACAGTAATATCCCCGGGGTAAGCGCTGTGGTGAAACAGTTGCTGGCCGGCACATTGGGGGCGCAGGTAAAACCCGGCTTGGCAAGCCTGGTACAGCAAAGGGTGAACCAGCAAGTGGTGGATCAACTGCTGCAGCTTTGGCTTAAAAAGGAGCTGGTGCCGGAAGTACGTTCGGATATCTATGCTGCCCTGCTGAAGTTGCAAGGCTGGCTTAGCGCTAAGGTAAAAGGCGCAATGGATAAACCGCTTTCTGGTCATTACCAGCTGTTAGCACAACAAATCGATTTTGGTTTAACCAAAGGCAAACAAGTGGTGATGCCTTCCGAGATAAAAATGGCCCCGGGGTCGCCGATAGGAAACTAG
- a CDS encoding DMT family transporter, with translation MNNTVLYVLTVLIWGSTWIAINYQLGEVAPEASLVYRFGLAAAVLFLFCRIKSLPLAFSLRQHAQLMAFGLCLFGVNYYFLYLAQQHINSALTCIGFSTMMIINILNARFWYKTKITKQVYYGAALGLFGIITLFWPQINDINIGADTLLGLSLCLIGTVFASGGNMLSIKNQQMRLPVMQTNAWGMAYGTIFMALLAVLRGVEFNFSLTLPYVGSLLYLSIFGSVIAFGCYLTLLGRIGAHKASYATVMFPAVAVVISTFVEGFIWDLTTITGFICIMLGNLVVLSPSKQGAKKEADSKNRQQHVSQEEIAEKDMRPAKA, from the coding sequence ATGAATAATACGGTTTTATATGTGTTAACTGTGCTGATCTGGGGCTCCACCTGGATCGCCATCAACTACCAGTTAGGGGAAGTTGCCCCGGAAGCCTCCCTGGTCTACCGTTTCGGCCTGGCTGCGGCCGTACTGTTTTTATTTTGCCGGATAAAAAGTTTGCCTTTGGCCTTTAGTTTGCGCCAGCACGCCCAGCTGATGGCCTTTGGCCTGTGCCTGTTTGGCGTCAACTACTACTTTTTATACCTGGCCCAGCAGCATATTAACTCGGCACTGACCTGCATCGGTTTTTCAACCATGATGATAATCAATATCCTCAACGCCAGGTTCTGGTATAAAACGAAAATCACCAAACAGGTCTATTACGGCGCCGCCCTTGGTCTGTTCGGCATTATCACCCTGTTCTGGCCGCAGATTAACGATATCAATATCGGCGCCGACACCTTGCTGGGTTTATCCCTGTGTCTAATCGGTACAGTGTTCGCATCCGGCGGTAATATGCTGTCGATAAAAAACCAGCAAATGAGGTTGCCTGTGATGCAAACCAATGCCTGGGGCATGGCCTACGGCACTATATTTATGGCGCTGCTGGCGGTACTGCGCGGGGTTGAATTTAACTTCTCCCTGACCTTGCCTTATGTCGGCTCGCTGCTTTATTTGTCAATTTTTGGCTCAGTGATCGCCTTTGGCTGTTACCTGACCTTACTTGGCCGCATCGGCGCCCACAAAGCCTCGTACGCCACTGTGATGTTTCCCGCGGTTGCCGTAGTGATCTCAACTTTTGTTGAAGGTTTTATCTGGGATCTGACCACAATCACAGGTTTTATCTGCATTATGCTCGGAAATCTCGTGGTATTGTCGCCTTCAAAACAAGGCGCTAAAAAAGAAGCTGATAGCAAAAACCGTCAGCAGCACGTATCACAAGAGGAAATAGCAGAAAAGGACATGAGACCGGCTAAAGCCTAG